The nucleotide sequence ACACCCACCCACCGGGCCCGCGCTGGCAACGCCCGCACCCGCGTTCTGGCCTTCGAGGGTTCGACTATTGGATCGCTGAGGATCAGGCGCGCTCCGGCTGCGTCGAGTCGCCGGGTTCGCGACGCGCCCCGTCCTCCCTCGCCTTCGACAGCGTGAATATCCCGTAACGCATCGCACCGGTGCGGTACGCCAGGATCAGGCGAGGGAAGATCAGGACGGAGATGCGATTGCGTGAGCCGAAGGCGAGGCGACGGATTTCGCGATCGACGAGCAGGGCCTTCACAAGTCGACGGCCACAGATTGTCCAGGTGCGCGCGACGCGGTGGCTGACATCCTCGTAGTCAGCGATCGCAAAGCCCGCAGCCAGCGCCATCGCCTCGTACTCCTCGCGGGTGCCCATCGAGGGCAGGCGCCCTTCGCGGCAGATCGGCTCGAGCAGGTGGCGAATCTTCCAACGGCCGGCATCGGTCTCGGCAAGCCACGCGCAGACGACCAAGCGTCCGCCGGGCGACAACACGCGATGCGCTTCGGTGAAGAACGTCGGCTTATCGACCATGTGCTCGCTCGATTCGATCGCCCATGCGGCATCGACCGAGGCATCGGGCAGCCCATTGGAGAGCCAGTCGCGGAGATGGATGTCCACGTCGGGTACGGGATGGGCGGCGGCATACTGGGCCTGCTCCGTGGAGAGCGTCATGCCGGTAACGCCGACCGCGCGTGTCGCCGCGAGCTGTCTTGCGGTGGAGCCATAGCCGCAGCCGATGTCGGCGCACGCCTCACCGGGCTTGAGGTGTAGCCGATCGCCGACCGTGTCGACCAGCGCTTCGACGGCGTCGGCAGGAGTCTCGCGGCCCGTCGCCCAAAGCCCGTGATGGACGTGCTCGCCCCACACTCGACGATAGACCGGATCCAGGTCGTCGTAGTGATCCGCGACCGCCACGGCGTTCTGGGAGACATCCGGGACGATCACGCCATCACACTACAACGCTGGTCCAGGCGATCGGAAGGTGTCGGCTCGGCAGCGGTAGTGTCGGATCATGACTGGATTGTTCTCGCATCCTTCCGCCGCACCTGACCTCCCCGGCGAGAGGCCTGACCTACGGGCGGCGGTGTCCGTGCCCACCCCGGCTGATCATGCCTGGGCGGGCCTGACGGAACACCTCCACCTATGGTGGCCCGCCGGGGAGTTGAGCCGTTGGGGAGACGACAGTTTCTTCGACCTGGAGGACAACGCCCTGGTCGAGACCTCCGCGCAGGACGACGAGAACGTATGGGGCGAGGTGATCGGCGGCGACCCGGGGGAGTGGCTCGAACTGAGGTGGAAGCATGCAGGGTCGACTTCGACAACGGTGGTGCGGCTGGAGGTAATGGGCGGGCAGAACGGCACCACGCTGAGACTGACCCATACCGGGTGGACCACGGCCGACCCGCAGGCCACCTACGACTTCTACCAGGAGTTCTGGCCCGAGGCCCTTGCCCGTTATCAGCGCTTCATGGGGGGATCATGATCAGTAACGCAGCTATCGATGAACTGGCAGCAAGCCTGCCGGGACGGGTGTCGACGTCACCGGTCGACCTGACCGACTACTCGCGCGATCAGGGCCCCGTTGTGCAGACGATCCTTCCGAGCGCGGTGATCCGGGCGCAGTCCGTCGAGGACGTACAGGCACTCCTCGGATGGGCAACACGTCATGGCGTGCCCGTCGTCAGCCGAGGTGCTGGGTCCGGTCTTTCGGGCGGCGCTCATGCGACCACGGGCAGCGTGATCCTGTCGTTGGAACTCATGAACAGGATCGTGGAGATCAACCCCGTCGACGAGACCGCCGTCGTCGAACCCGGTGTCATCAACGCCGACCTCAACGCTGCTGTCGCGGAGCACGGACTGATGTACGCCCCGGACCCCGCGAGCTACCGCTGGTCCACGATCGGCGGAAACGTCGCGACGAACGCCGGTGGCCTTCGCTGCGCGAAGTACGGCGTGACGCGTGACTCGGTCCTCGCACTCGACGTCGTGCTCGCGGACGGGACCCTCGTGTCCACCGGGCACCGGACGTTCAAAGGCGTGGCCGGCTACGACCTGACCGCACTGATGACCGGGTCCGAGGGGACGCTCGGCGTCATCGTCGGCATCACGGTGCGCCTTCGCTACCTGCCGCGCGCCGTGCGAACCCTGGCGGCGTTCTTCGACAGTTTCCCGGCGGCCGCCGCGGGTGTGCTCGCCATCGGTCGTGCCCGGGTGCAACCCGCCATCCTCGAGCTGCTCGACGGCAGGACGCTCGAGGCGCTGGACGGAGCCCACGGGTCCGACCTCCGCCAGCGCGGCGGCTCGCTCCTCCTCATCCGGACCGACGGATTCGGAGCTGCGGCCGAAGCGGAAGCGATCCGCGCCGCACTCGTCGGGTTGGGGGCGAGCGTCAGCGACGAGGGATCCGAGGAAGCCGACCGGCTCGTCGATTTGAGGCGGCACAGCCGCGGCGATGAGGTCGACGATCTTTACAGGGTGGGGGAGGACGTCGCCGTACCGAAATCGCAGCTGGTGCGTTATGTCGCGGAGTTGGAGGCCATGGCTTCCCGGCACGACGTCCGCCTGAAAGTCGTCGCGCATGCCGGGGACGGCAATCTCCATCCCACGTTCTGGGTCGACCGCAGTGAAGGCGAGCGGGCACAGGAGCGGCTGGAGGAAGCGCTGGATGAATCGGTCCGGTGTGCACTCGACCTCGGCGGGACGATCACGGGAGAGCATGGCGTGGGCCAGTACAAGCGCCGGTGGCTCCCATGGGAGCAGTCGCCTGAGATCCTGGAGCTGCAGGCGCGCGTCAAGCAGGCCTTCGACCCCCTCGGCATCCTCAATCCCGGCAAGGCGATCGTCTCCTGATTGTTGCCCTCCAGCTCCGGGTAGGTGCACCAGCCCAGTGATAATGTTCAGGAAATTGCCGGAATTCCGTCACTTTTCCACTTCTTCCCTTGGGGGCGCCATGTCTGACAACAATCCGGGATCGCAGGGCAACTCGCCCTACGGTCAGAATCCGCCTCAGTACGGCCAGAATCCGCCTCAGTACGGGCAGAACCAGCCTCAGTACGGTCAGAATCCGCCCCAGTACGGGCAGAACCAGCCCCAGTACGGGCAGAGCCCCTCGCCGTACGGCCAGCAGCCGTACGGCTCAGGCGCGGGGAACTACCCCGGCCAGCAGGGCTATCCGGGCCGGCCCGCGGAGAATCCAGGCAGGACGCTGGGTATCATCGGATTCATCCTGGCCATCCTGATCGCCCCGGTGGGCCTGGTCATCAGCATCGTCGCACTCGTCAAATCCCGGCGGGCCAGGATGGGCAACGGGTTCGCGCTGGCGGGTATCATCATCGGCGCGCTGTTCACGATCGGCCTCATCCTGCTCTTCGCACTCTTCGCTGCAGCCGCCCCGCTCATCCAGGAAGTCGCCACTGCCTGCCAGGGTGTCGAGCCCGGCACGACGGTCACAGTACAGGGCCAGACAGTAACCTGCCCCTAGTCAGGAACACCTGGAAAAGGACCGGCAGCCTCACGGCTGCCGGTCCTTTCCTTTCTGCCCTAGTTGTCGCCGTACTCCGAGTCCTCGTCGATCCCGATGGTCCTGGCGTCGGCCGTCAGCATGATTGCAGCCTCGTCGCGGCGGTGCCGCAGTTCGTCGTCGAGATAGGACTGCACCGCTTCCGCCATGGGCACGTTCCGGTCCTCGCGCTCCGACATGTACCAGCGGTGCTCCAGCACCTCGTGCACGACCTCCGCAGGCTCGAGTTTTCCGCCGAGTTCGCGCGGGACGGCGCGGACGATGGGTTCGAAGACCTCGTTCACCCAGAGGTGGGCACTGAACTCCTCATCGAGGGTGGGGTTGTTGTCCGCGCGGTAGGCGTCCATGTCGTTCAGGAGGCGCCGCGCCTGGTTCTCCTGTGCGTCCAGTCCGGTCAGGCGGAGGAGCCGGCGACTGTGGTGTCCGGCGTCGACGACCTTGGGCTGCAGCTGGATCTGAGTGCCGTTCGCCGCCGTCTTGATCGCGTACTCCTCGACGTCGAATCCGAGCTCGTTGAGCCGGCGGATGCGTGCGCCGACACGCCACCGTTCGCCGAGTTCGAACGACTCCTTCTCGGTGAGTTCAGTCCAGAGCCGGCGGTAGCTGTCCATGATCAGCTCGCTCGTCGCGAGCGGATCGACCTTCTCCTCGATGAGTCCGCCCTCGGCGAGGTCCATCAGCTCGCCGGCGATGTTCACGCGGGCGATCTCGAGGTCGTATTCCCGCTGCCCGGTCGACAGCTCCGGGTACAGCTCGCCGGTCTCGGCATCGACGAGATAGGCGGCGAAGGACCCTGCGTCACGGCGGAACAGGGTGTTCGACAGGGAGACATCGCCCCAGTAGAAGCCGATGAGGTGGAGGCGGACAAGGAGCAGTGCCTGGGCGTCGATGAGCCGGGTCAGGGTGTCGCGCCGGAGCGTCTGCGAGAACAGGGCCCGGTAGGGAAGCGAGAACTTGAGGTGCCGCGTGACCAGGACAGGATCGAGCTCCTCGCCTTCGGGAGTAGTGCGGCCGGAGATCACGGCGACGGGCTCGACGCAGGGCACGTCCAGCCGCTGGAGTTTCCGG is from Arthrobacter burdickii and encodes:
- a CDS encoding class I SAM-dependent methyltransferase, coding for MIVPDVSQNAVAVADHYDDLDPVYRRVWGEHVHHGLWATGRETPADAVEALVDTVGDRLHLKPGEACADIGCGYGSTARQLAATRAVGVTGMTLSTEQAQYAAAHPVPDVDIHLRDWLSNGLPDASVDAAWAIESSEHMVDKPTFFTEAHRVLSPGGRLVVCAWLAETDAGRWKIRHLLEPICREGRLPSMGTREEYEAMALAAGFAIADYEDVSHRVARTWTICGRRLVKALLVDREIRRLAFGSRNRISVLIFPRLILAYRTGAMRYGIFTLSKAREDGARREPGDSTQPERA
- a CDS encoding FAD-binding oxidoreductase; the encoded protein is MISNAAIDELAASLPGRVSTSPVDLTDYSRDQGPVVQTILPSAVIRAQSVEDVQALLGWATRHGVPVVSRGAGSGLSGGAHATTGSVILSLELMNRIVEINPVDETAVVEPGVINADLNAAVAEHGLMYAPDPASYRWSTIGGNVATNAGGLRCAKYGVTRDSVLALDVVLADGTLVSTGHRTFKGVAGYDLTALMTGSEGTLGVIVGITVRLRYLPRAVRTLAAFFDSFPAAAAGVLAIGRARVQPAILELLDGRTLEALDGAHGSDLRQRGGSLLLIRTDGFGAAAEAEAIRAALVGLGASVSDEGSEEADRLVDLRRHSRGDEVDDLYRVGEDVAVPKSQLVRYVAELEAMASRHDVRLKVVAHAGDGNLHPTFWVDRSEGERAQERLEEALDESVRCALDLGGTITGEHGVGQYKRRWLPWEQSPEILELQARVKQAFDPLGILNPGKAIVS
- a CDS encoding DUF4190 domain-containing protein, whose protein sequence is MSDNNPGSQGNSPYGQNPPQYGQNPPQYGQNQPQYGQNPPQYGQNQPQYGQSPSPYGQQPYGSGAGNYPGQQGYPGRPAENPGRTLGIIGFILAILIAPVGLVISIVALVKSRRARMGNGFALAGIIIGALFTIGLILLFALFAAAAPLIQEVATACQGVEPGTTVTVQGQTVTCP
- a CDS encoding DUF4032 domain-containing protein — its product is MTETSNAQWHDEPTDYDQTGKLPRLRPASSEAPSLGSLNITAAATDPELLDLPWHIALEQWPASALAALPRGISRHIVRFAHLGGSVIAVKETSEHIARHEYHMLRKLQRLDVPCVEPVAVISGRTTPEGEELDPVLVTRHLKFSLPYRALFSQTLRRDTLTRLIDAQALLLVRLHLIGFYWGDVSLSNTLFRRDAGSFAAYLVDAETGELYPELSTGQREYDLEIARVNIAGELMDLAEGGLIEEKVDPLATSELIMDSYRRLWTELTEKESFELGERWRVGARIRRLNELGFDVEEYAIKTAANGTQIQLQPKVVDAGHHSRRLLRLTGLDAQENQARRLLNDMDAYRADNNPTLDEEFSAHLWVNEVFEPIVRAVPRELGGKLEPAEVVHEVLEHRWYMSEREDRNVPMAEAVQSYLDDELRHRRDEAAIMLTADARTIGIDEDSEYGDN